The proteins below are encoded in one region of Spirochaetota bacterium:
- a CDS encoding septal ring lytic transglycosylase RlpA family protein → MRKFFVVVVAIALVITFFTSCAPNNVMTKRDETYTFDQSNVQEKPVYSDMDSPQVASNSDSSYYQVGIASWYGREFQGRLTASGQPFDMNKYTAAHRTLPFGSVIVVTNLENGKKVKCTVNDRGPFKKNRILDVSYAAARQLDMLTKGEAKVGITVLSYGNETQQQPPSNDVGVFGEPVNPYNENQTNSLQDSNDYIGIALQTGAFYSKANALKLKEKIETIIDKPVTVVQEGYYYKVRIINLNDSDVVHYKNILKKNDIPSYKVTIGQ, encoded by the coding sequence ATGCGCAAATTTTTTGTAGTAGTGGTGGCGATAGCTCTTGTAATAACTTTTTTTACATCATGTGCACCTAACAATGTCATGACCAAACGTGATGAAACATATACCTTTGACCAGTCGAATGTTCAGGAAAAACCTGTATATTCTGATATGGACTCACCACAGGTAGCTTCAAACAGCGATAGCTCATATTATCAAGTAGGGATAGCCAGCTGGTATGGAAGAGAATTCCAGGGAAGGCTCACAGCATCAGGGCAGCCGTTTGATATGAATAAATACACTGCAGCACACCGTACACTTCCGTTTGGAAGTGTCATTGTTGTAACTAATCTGGAAAATGGCAAGAAAGTGAAGTGTACCGTAAACGACAGAGGACCATTCAAGAAAAACCGCATCCTTGATGTATCCTATGCAGCAGCTCGACAGCTGGATATGCTCACAAAAGGCGAAGCAAAGGTGGGGATTACAGTGCTTTCCTATGGAAATGAAACACAGCAACAGCCACCATCAAATGATGTTGGTGTTTTTGGTGAACCAGTCAATCCTTATAATGAAAATCAAACTAACTCTTTACAAGATTCAAATGATTACATTGGCATAGCATTGCAGACAGGTGCATTTTATTCAAAAGCTAATGCCCTCAAACTCAAAGAAAAGATAGAAACAATAATAGATAAGCCTGTCACTGTTGTGCAGGAAGGATATTACTATAAAGTGAGAATTATTAACCTCAATGACAGCGATGTCGTACACTACAAAAATATCTTAAAAAAGAACGATATTCCCTCATATAAGGTTACAATAGGCCAGTAG
- a CDS encoding DUF1624 domain-containing protein, producing the protein MHTNRLDYIDYLRAWAMVVMIEVHVVNCFLQPSLKSEWWYHIINFINGLVAPIFIFLSGYSFILANFNKRAELIQLSSFFFKRLGRIVLIILTGYSLHIPYFSLKNISIYASDAELKAFYNVDVLQCIGVGLLVLLILRMAIKNDIFYLKTITILGLLIVFLTPYVWKTDFSRWLPLPLASYYNEMHGSLFPIFPWHGFLLLGASLAIINANNTHTITIMNHMQVIAAVAFSIAGIIFMHYRSKDPSYNVKVCPIFFFTRLAIVTVLLKSSAVYLASKNSLPEIFCDFGKESLLVYWLHLQILYRHFFNGRSWEMIVHQQYAIIECIYAFIFLTAFTFSIALLWNKLKGHLPQLSQKLFYLMVVCVVAKFLFF; encoded by the coding sequence ATGCATACAAATCGCCTTGATTACATTGATTATCTGAGAGCATGGGCAATGGTTGTCATGATAGAAGTCCATGTAGTTAATTGCTTCTTGCAGCCTTCATTAAAATCAGAATGGTGGTACCATATAATTAATTTTATCAACGGACTTGTTGCACCGATATTTATTTTCCTTTCAGGGTATTCATTCATACTGGCAAATTTCAATAAAAGGGCTGAACTGATTCAATTATCCTCATTTTTCTTCAAAAGGCTTGGAAGAATTGTTCTTATCATTCTTACAGGATATAGCCTCCATATACCATATTTTTCGCTCAAGAACATTTCCATCTATGCATCAGATGCAGAATTAAAAGCATTTTATAATGTAGATGTACTACAATGTATTGGTGTGGGGTTACTGGTGTTATTAATTCTACGTATGGCAATTAAAAATGACATTTTCTACCTCAAAACCATTACTATACTTGGTCTGCTGATTGTTTTTTTAACACCTTACGTATGGAAAACCGATTTTAGCAGATGGCTACCTCTGCCTTTGGCAAGTTATTATAATGAAATGCACGGCTCACTATTTCCTATTTTTCCCTGGCATGGTTTTTTATTGTTAGGTGCTTCGCTGGCTATAATAAACGCAAACAATACACACACTATCACAATAATGAATCACATGCAGGTAATTGCAGCAGTTGCTTTTAGCATTGCCGGTATCATCTTTATGCATTACCGCTCAAAAGATCCCTCATATAATGTAAAAGTATGCCCTATATTTTTTTTCACAAGATTGGCGATAGTTACCGTATTACTTAAATCCAGTGCAGTATATCTTGCCTCAAAAAATTCACTGCCAGAGATTTTCTGTGATTTTGGGAAAGAGTCATTGCTTGTCTACTGGCTACATCTGCAGATCCTGTATCGCCACTTTTTCAATGGAAGATCATGGGAAATGATTGTACATCAACAGTATGCTATAATTGAATGTATATATGCCTTTATTTTTCTGACAGCTTTTACATTCTCAATTGCTCTTCTTTGGAATAAGCTAAAGGGACACTTGCCTCAACTATCGCAAAAATTATTTTATTTAATGGTTGTGTGTGTTGTTGCAAAGTTTCTATTTTTTTAG